The Xanthomonas rydalmerensis genomic interval CTGCAGCGGGCGCAGCCGCTCATGCAGCACCAGCACCCCGAGCAGCACGTTGACCAGCGGATTGATGAAATAACCCAGGCTGGTCTCGATCACATGGCCGGCATTGACCGCCCAGATATAGAGGCCCCAGTTGAAGGCGATCGCCAGGCTGCTCAGCACCAGCGTGGCCAGCGCGCGCGGCTGCGCGGCGATGCGCCGCCACCACTGCAGGCGCGCGCTGTACACCAGCCACGCCACCACCAGCAGCGTGCTCCAGACGATGCGGTGGGCGATGATGTGCGGCGACGGCACCGCCTGCAGCAGGTGCCAGTACACCGGCACCACGCCCCACAGTGCGAAGGTCGCCGCGGTGATCCACAGGCCGCGCCGGGCCTCCTGCTCGGCGACCGCGGTCATCGACGGGTCCTCGCCACGGTGATCACCACCACGCCGGCCAGGATCACCGCCATTGCGCCGAAGTCGCTGGCGCTGAAGCGCTCCTGGCCGAGCCAGCTGCCCAGCGCCACCGCGATCACCGGATTGACGTAGGCATAGCTGCCGGCCAGCGCCGGGCGCACGTTCTGCAGCAGCCACACGTAGGCGGTGAACGCGACGATCGAGCCGAACACGCACAGGTAGGCCACCGCCAGCATCCCCTGCGCGCTCGGCAAGGTGTGCAGGCGTTCGCCGCTGAGCAGGCCGATCGCCACCAGCATGACGCCGCCGCACAGCATCTGCCCGGCGGCCGCCATGAACGGCATCGGCAACTCCAGCCCACGCGACCACACCGAGCCGAACGCCCAGCCCACCGGCGCGATCAACAGCAGCACCAGGCCCAGCGGGCTGGCATTGAGGCTGCTGCCGGCATTGAGCCACACCACCCCGGCGAAGCCGACCACGATCCCCAGCCATTCGCCGCGGCTGGCATGGTGGCCGCGCAGCGTGCCGAACAGCGCCATCCACAGTGGCACCGAAGCCACCGCCACCGCTGCCAGCCCCGAGGACACCTGGCGCTCGGCCAGCACCACCAGGCCATTGCCGCAGACCAGCATGAGCGCACCGAGCATGGCCAGCGGCCGCCACTGCGCGCGCGTGGGCGCGGCCACCCCGCGCCAGCGCAGCACCGCGTACAGCACGCTGCCGGCGATCACGAAGCGGGTTCCGGACACCACACTCAGCGGCGGCGCGCCGCCTTCCAGGGCGAAGCGGATCGCCAGATAGGTCGAGCCCCAGACGACGTAGACCAGGAACAGGGCGAGAACGACGAAGCCACCGCGCGCAGGTGCGGCGGCGGCCGTGGAAGAAGGGGAAGACATGCGTGCACGCGGAACGGGTATGGCGCAATTCTAGGCCAGCGGCCACCGGCGGCGACAGCCGCGCACCAGCGCCAATGGCGGCACGCTGTTTTGCGCAATTCCGATGCGGGACGGGTGCCTGTGCTTCGTCCCGCCTTGGCGACAGGCGCGCGCGTATCGGCAGGTCGCCCCATCGCCTCGCCATGCTCGGGCGGGGAAATGGAATCGACGTCGCGTCCATCGCGTGCGGCGTAATGCAGTTCGGGTGCGCTCGCCTCCCCTGCGCCGGGACGTCCATGGCAGCGCGGCCGCCGCCTGTTCCGGCGCGTCGCGGCGCCCAGAAAGACCTAAGAGTCCGTTCAGCCGCATGGGCGTATCAGTGCGCCAATCCCTAC includes:
- the yedA gene encoding drug/metabolite exporter YedA — encoded protein: MSSPSSTAAAAPARGGFVVLALFLVYVVWGSTYLAIRFALEGGAPPLSVVSGTRFVIAGSVLYAVLRWRGVAAPTRAQWRPLAMLGALMLVCGNGLVVLAERQVSSGLAAVAVASVPLWMALFGTLRGHHASRGEWLGIVVGFAGVVWLNAGSSLNASPLGLVLLLIAPVGWAFGSVWSRGLELPMPFMAAAGQMLCGGVMLVAIGLLSGERLHTLPSAQGMLAVAYLCVFGSIVAFTAYVWLLQNVRPALAGSYAYVNPVIAVALGSWLGQERFSASDFGAMAVILAGVVVITVARTRR